In Lycium ferocissimum isolate CSIRO_LF1 chromosome 11, AGI_CSIRO_Lferr_CH_V1, whole genome shotgun sequence, a single genomic region encodes these proteins:
- the LOC132036006 gene encoding auxin-responsive protein SAUR71-like, translated as MKKLIRRLSRVADSSSNYSLLRSESRSSSRPRRLQSFRTGKLRSGTGVPEGHLPVYVGDEMERFIVSAELLNHPIFVELLNKSAQEYGYEQRGVLRIPCHVLIFERVLEALRLGDDLQDLINALSDDLL; from the coding sequence atgaagaaactGATTAGACGTTTATCGCGCGTGGCTGATTCATCGTCGAACTACTCTTTACTCCGTTCTGAATCCAGGTCATCATCTCGTCCACGTAGACTCCAATCATTCCGTACTGGAAAACTCAGATCCGGTACCGGAGTTCCTGAAGGACACCTCCCTGTTTACGTCGGCGATGAAATGGAGAGATTTATTGTTAGTGCTGAACTTCTTAACCATCCCATCTTTGTTGAATTACTTAATAAATCCGCTCAAGAGTATGGTTATGAACAGAGAGGTGTTCTTCGTATTCCTTGCCATGTTCTCATCTTTGAACGAGTACTTGAAGCTCTTAGGCTTGGCGATGATCTACAGGATCTTATTAATGCTCTCTCTGATGACTTGCTTTAG
- the LOC132036699 gene encoding uncharacterized protein LOC132036699 isoform X1, with the protein MERSPQELRPWFSHLNQIVEMRKDKPAVASSSKIKFEDSDEHESSSEDEEAKEIEEELADVTFEELQRARSDGSDAVYRKLNSEGKNSRANKNRPMEMSSKKPVSRFREIILVPEKATRDPRFESLTGQLDVERFKKRYNFLYEDNLPAEKEELKKQMRKSNDAEEISELKSRISWIDKQLKSAGTKRTEKEILQEHKKKEREAAKQGKQPYYLKNSEIQKRKLIEKYKELKASGKLEAYIEKKRRKNASKDHRFLPYRRPGEKEN; encoded by the coding sequence AATCAAATTGTTGAGATGAGAAAAGACAAGCCAGCTGTTGCAAGTTCAAGTAAAATCAAATTTGAAGACTCTGATGAACATGAATCTTCGTCTGAAGATGAGGAGGCAAAGGAGATAGAGGAGGAGCTTGCGGATGTGACCTTTGAGGAATTGCAGAGAGCACGGTCTGATGGGTCGGACGCAGTGTATAGGAAGCTTAATTCGGAAGGGAAAAATAGCCGAGCGAACAAGAACAGGCCAATGGAGATGAGTAGCAAGAAGCCAGTGAGCAGATTTAGGGAAATTATCCTAGTTCCTGAAAAAGCCACGCGTGACCCTCGCTTTGAGTCTTTAACTGGCCAGCTCGATGTAGAACGGTTCAAAAAGAGATACAATTTTCTTTACGAGGATAATCTTCCAGCAGAAAAAGAGGAGCTGAAGAAACAGATGAGGAAATCAAATGATGCAGAAGAGATAAGTGAACTGAAAAGTCGCATTTCTTGGATTGACAAACAATTGAAATCAGCCGGAACGAAGCGCACTGAGAAAGAAATTCTGCAAGAGcacaagaagaaagagagagaggctGCTAAGCAAGGGAAACAACCTTATTACCTCAAAAATTCTGAAATTCAGAAGCGCAAACTTATTGAGAAATACAAGGAACTCAAAGCATCTGGCAAACTGGAAGCATATATTGAGAAGAAAAGGCGCAAGAATGCTTCGAAAGACCACAGATTCTTGCCATATCGGCGTCCCGGCGAGAAAGAAAACTAG
- the LOC132036699 gene encoding uncharacterized protein LOC132036699 isoform X2: MRKDKPAVASSSKIKFEDSDEHESSSEDEEAKEIEEELADVTFEELQRARSDGSDAVYRKLNSEGKNSRANKNRPMEMSSKKPVSRFREIILVPEKATRDPRFESLTGQLDVERFKKRYNFLYEDNLPAEKEELKKQMRKSNDAEEISELKSRISWIDKQLKSAGTKRTEKEILQEHKKKEREAAKQGKQPYYLKNSEIQKRKLIEKYKELKASGKLEAYIEKKRRKNASKDHRFLPYRRPGEKEN, translated from the coding sequence ATGAGAAAAGACAAGCCAGCTGTTGCAAGTTCAAGTAAAATCAAATTTGAAGACTCTGATGAACATGAATCTTCGTCTGAAGATGAGGAGGCAAAGGAGATAGAGGAGGAGCTTGCGGATGTGACCTTTGAGGAATTGCAGAGAGCACGGTCTGATGGGTCGGACGCAGTGTATAGGAAGCTTAATTCGGAAGGGAAAAATAGCCGAGCGAACAAGAACAGGCCAATGGAGATGAGTAGCAAGAAGCCAGTGAGCAGATTTAGGGAAATTATCCTAGTTCCTGAAAAAGCCACGCGTGACCCTCGCTTTGAGTCTTTAACTGGCCAGCTCGATGTAGAACGGTTCAAAAAGAGATACAATTTTCTTTACGAGGATAATCTTCCAGCAGAAAAAGAGGAGCTGAAGAAACAGATGAGGAAATCAAATGATGCAGAAGAGATAAGTGAACTGAAAAGTCGCATTTCTTGGATTGACAAACAATTGAAATCAGCCGGAACGAAGCGCACTGAGAAAGAAATTCTGCAAGAGcacaagaagaaagagagagaggctGCTAAGCAAGGGAAACAACCTTATTACCTCAAAAATTCTGAAATTCAGAAGCGCAAACTTATTGAGAAATACAAGGAACTCAAAGCATCTGGCAAACTGGAAGCATATATTGAGAAGAAAAGGCGCAAGAATGCTTCGAAAGACCACAGATTCTTGCCATATCGGCGTCCCGGCGAGAAAGAAAACTAG